In Aquimarina spinulae, a single window of DNA contains:
- a CDS encoding CPBP family intramembrane glutamic endopeptidase encodes MREYAKRNAVTFFFILTFIISWSGILIVASQTGIPATSKQFDKLLPIAMIPYLFGPSIAGFIILGITKGKKGFKDLLKKLMTWRLRTRLYLIAILTIPILSIISLFILNQFSEVYIPDIFTTEDKTTLILSGLIYGIVGGGILEELGWSGFATPKLREHYGVLKTGLIIGVFWGAWHFLPVIWGSGDSSGNLVLSKFLPGLFFHYAGLIPIRILIVWLYDKSNSLISPLIMHATGTASTFFIFNISEIGIPLFIYYFLLATLLWLSIVLIRYKFGL; translated from the coding sequence ATGAGAGAATATGCAAAAAGAAACGCTGTTACTTTCTTCTTCATTCTAACATTTATTATCTCATGGAGTGGAATTTTGATTGTAGCAAGCCAAACTGGGATTCCGGCTACTTCAAAACAATTCGACAAACTGCTTCCTATTGCAATGATTCCATATTTATTTGGCCCCAGTATCGCTGGTTTTATTATACTTGGGATAACCAAAGGTAAAAAAGGGTTCAAAGATCTACTCAAAAAATTAATGACTTGGCGTTTAAGAACTCGTTTATACCTCATAGCGATATTGACTATACCTATTCTTTCAATTATTTCTCTCTTCATTTTAAATCAATTTTCAGAAGTATACATTCCAGATATTTTCACAACAGAGGATAAAACAACCTTGATTCTAAGCGGGTTAATTTATGGAATAGTTGGAGGAGGCATTCTAGAAGAATTGGGGTGGTCTGGATTTGCTACGCCAAAACTAAGAGAACACTACGGAGTGTTAAAGACAGGTTTGATTATTGGGGTATTCTGGGGAGCTTGGCATTTCCTTCCGGTTATTTGGGGATCTGGTGACAGTTCTGGTAATTTAGTGCTATCTAAATTTCTACCTGGCTTGTTCTTTCATTACGCTGGCCTAATTCCCATAAGAATTTTGATTGTTTGGCTCTATGACAAATCAAATAGTTTAATTTCACCCCTTATTATGCATGCTACAGGTACAGCTTCTACATTTTTTATCTTCAATATTTCTGAAATAGGAATACCTCTCTTTATTTATTATTTTTTACTTGCTACCCTACTTTGGTTATCTATTGTATTGATTCGATACAAATTCGGATTGTAA
- a CDS encoding GNAT family N-acetyltransferase, translated as MKIENCTINDIDEIYRLYRIASAYQKSKEGVVVWPEFERKLVEDSISENRQWKIIIDNKIACVWTITFSDEQIWEEKNGDAAIYIHRIATNPDFRGQNFVATIVKWSKEYAQKSNKDYIRLDTLGNNVKLIEHYKKAGFDFLGFFDLKNTEGLPDHYGKAPASLFEIKLS; from the coding sequence ATGAAAATTGAAAATTGCACAATAAATGATATCGATGAGATATACCGGTTATACAGAATAGCTTCTGCATATCAAAAATCAAAAGAAGGAGTTGTCGTTTGGCCAGAATTTGAGCGAAAACTTGTAGAAGACAGTATTTCAGAAAACAGGCAGTGGAAAATTATCATTGATAACAAGATTGCTTGTGTATGGACCATTACATTTAGCGACGAGCAAATTTGGGAAGAAAAAAATGGCGATGCCGCTATCTATATTCATCGTATCGCAACGAATCCCGATTTTAGAGGTCAAAATTTTGTAGCAACTATTGTAAAATGGTCAAAAGAATATGCCCAAAAAAGTAATAAGGATTATATACGATTAGACACACTTGGCAATAATGTAAAACTTATCGAACATTATAAAAAGGCTGGGTTTGACTTTTTAGGGTTCTTTGATTTAAAAAATACCGAAGGATTACCTGATCATTATGGTAAAGCTCCTGCCAGTTTATTCGAAATAAAGCTATCTTAG
- a CDS encoding ester cyclase → MNLEENKKNAIAFYKTAYTGNPKKAVERYVGDVYIQHNPDVKDGTQGFIDYFEKMQVEYPEKSIEFVRCIAEGDLVALHTHQTWPGNDEYITMDFFRFDEKGKIVEHWDAIQQIPEKSANKNTMY, encoded by the coding sequence ATGAACTTAGAAGAAAACAAAAAGAATGCTATCGCATTCTACAAAACTGCCTATACCGGAAATCCCAAAAAAGCGGTAGAACGCTACGTTGGCGATGTGTATATTCAACATAACCCAGATGTTAAAGATGGTACCCAGGGATTTATTGATTACTTCGAAAAAATGCAAGTCGAGTACCCCGAGAAATCAATTGAATTTGTACGTTGTATTGCCGAGGGAGATCTGGTCGCACTGCATACGCATCAAACCTGGCCCGGAAATGATGAATATATAACCATGGATTTTTTTAGGTTTGATGAAAAAGGCAAAATTGTAGAGCATTGGGATGCCATCCAGCAAATCCCCGAAAAAAGTGCTAATAAGAATACTATGTATTAA
- a CDS encoding DUF5694 domain-containing protein: MKPFLKSLLLLLVVVLIFSCNPNKDTPTFNELEKAENTLKNYDSLTQSKIMIVGTLHFGKDVLESKNQENIAKLVETISKYNPTKVVLEWEPSVLSVANKEYQSFVADTFNISNKRNEVYQLGFRIAKNMKHDSIYLFDNQTEFIGSLENFSFDSFGKYAKQNDDGFYNRYEKHLTKIFNQNQKTYKNHNLYDRIALMNSPTAQKFNAQRMHMYEIRVGIQKNWIGPDWVGRWYQRNIRMAGNILKMTQTGDRILVIVGDNHKWALDMLFENIPDFEVVSSWDYLKNNH; the protein is encoded by the coding sequence ATGAAACCATTTTTAAAAAGTCTTTTACTATTATTAGTGGTTGTACTAATATTTAGTTGTAATCCAAATAAAGACACCCCCACCTTTAATGAACTTGAGAAGGCAGAAAACACATTAAAAAATTATGACTCGTTAACGCAATCAAAAATTATGATTGTAGGAACATTACACTTTGGTAAAGATGTTCTTGAATCCAAAAATCAAGAGAATATTGCAAAATTGGTCGAAACTATATCCAAATACAATCCTACAAAAGTAGTACTAGAATGGGAACCTTCTGTATTATCTGTAGCAAACAAAGAATATCAATCTTTTGTAGCTGATACATTTAATATTTCAAATAAGAGGAATGAAGTTTATCAATTAGGATTTCGCATTGCTAAAAATATGAAACATGATAGTATATACCTTTTTGATAACCAAACCGAATTTATAGGTTCTTTAGAGAATTTTTCTTTTGATTCATTTGGTAAGTATGCTAAACAAAATGATGATGGTTTTTACAATAGATATGAAAAGCATCTAACTAAGATTTTTAATCAAAATCAAAAGACATACAAAAATCATAATCTTTATGATCGTATTGCACTTATGAACTCTCCAACGGCTCAAAAATTTAACGCGCAACGTATGCATATGTATGAAATAAGAGTTGGGATCCAAAAAAACTGGATCGGCCCCGATTGGGTAGGTCGGTGGTACCAAAGAAATATAAGAATGGCAGGCAACATTCTAAAAATGACACAGACAGGCGATAGAATACTTGTTATTGTTGGTGATAATCATAAATGGGCATTAGACATGCTATTTGAAAACATTCCGGATTTTGAAGTGGTTTCAAGTTGGGATTATCTAAAGAATAACCACTAA
- a CDS encoding flavodoxin family protein: MKKGIIILGSSNSNGDTYKAASFVSQQMNYSIIDLKTKNISEFDYEFKNRNDDFHPLINEVVSQYDLIIFATPVYWYTMSGILKTFLDRISDCLKIEKDVGRKLRGMEMAVLSCGSDKQLKDGFHMPFVETSKYLGMKYIGDVHCWIENNNLPNLVETKLSDFINQIQ; this comes from the coding sequence ATGAAGAAAGGAATTATAATTCTGGGAAGTTCAAATAGTAATGGAGATACATACAAGGCAGCTTCATTCGTTAGCCAGCAAATGAACTATTCTATAATAGATTTAAAAACAAAAAATATTTCTGAATTTGATTACGAATTCAAAAATAGAAATGATGATTTTCATCCTCTAATTAATGAGGTCGTAAGTCAATATGACCTCATTATTTTTGCAACTCCCGTGTATTGGTATACCATGAGTGGAATTTTGAAAACGTTTTTAGATAGAATTTCTGATTGTTTAAAAATAGAAAAAGATGTAGGTAGAAAACTAAGAGGAATGGAAATGGCAGTACTAAGTTGTGGTTCGGATAAACAACTAAAAGATGGATTTCATATGCCATTTGTAGAAACATCAAAATATCTGGGGATGAAATACATTGGAGATGTACATTGTTGGATCGAAAACAATAACCTTCCTAACTTGGTAGAAACAAAATTAAGCGATTTTATAAATCAAATACAGTAA
- a CDS encoding arylamine N-acetyltransferase family protein has protein sequence MDIQPYLERIKYKKDISVSKKVLFELQQCHLKNVPFENLDIHYNREITLDIDAVYNKIVVQKRGGFCYELNGLFYHLLKEIGFDVKMISGRVYSKSEGYGKKYDHLAIIASIHNEDYLVDVGFGRFSYTPLLIKTGVKLSDDFGYFKFDTFDDDYLRVNEIVNEVSTPQYIFKTIGRNFNEFQEMCTFHQTSKDSHFTQKKVISMVTNTGRITLNDKQCKITKGTDTEIIEFTEEIKFNKLLKEYFDIEIQKRS, from the coding sequence ATGGATATTCAACCCTATCTAGAACGAATAAAATATAAGAAAGACATAAGTGTTAGTAAAAAAGTTCTTTTCGAACTTCAGCAATGTCATTTAAAAAATGTGCCTTTTGAGAATCTGGACATTCATTATAATAGAGAAATCACTCTCGACATTGATGCTGTTTACAATAAAATAGTGGTTCAAAAAAGAGGAGGTTTCTGTTATGAACTAAATGGGTTGTTCTATCATTTACTAAAAGAAATCGGGTTTGATGTAAAAATGATTTCAGGTAGAGTTTATAGCAAATCAGAGGGTTATGGAAAAAAGTATGATCATTTAGCAATAATAGCTTCTATACATAATGAAGATTATCTGGTAGATGTAGGGTTTGGTAGGTTTTCATATACCCCATTACTGATTAAAACCGGAGTTAAATTATCAGATGATTTTGGTTATTTTAAGTTCGATACATTTGATGATGATTATTTAAGAGTAAATGAAATAGTAAATGAGGTATCGACTCCACAGTATATTTTTAAAACTATAGGTCGAAATTTTAATGAATTTCAAGAAATGTGTACTTTTCATCAAACAAGTAAGGATTCTCATTTTACACAAAAAAAAGTAATTTCTATGGTAACCAATACCGGAAGAATTACTCTAAATGACAAGCAATGCAAAATTACCAAAGGAACAGATACTGAAATAATAGAGTTTACAGAAGAAATAAAATTTAATAAGCTTCTAAAAGAGTATTTTGATATCGAAATACAGAAGCGTTCCTAA
- a CDS encoding GNAT family N-acetyltransferase codes for MAITFPIIETERLQLRQFTNNDLENVYLGLSNPDVIKYYGVSFNSLEATKEQMTWFAELEKNETGIWWAVCSKDGNTFYGAGGLNAIEKENKKAEIGFWLLPEYWGKGIMKEVMPLICKFGFENLGLHRIEGFVDAENTNCKNGLAKFDFKYEGTMVDSEIKDGKHISVAIYAMLNKSSSSK; via the coding sequence ATGGCGATTACATTTCCTATTATAGAAACAGAACGATTACAACTACGGCAGTTTACAAACAATGATTTAGAGAATGTATATCTCGGTCTATCAAATCCCGATGTAATCAAATACTATGGGGTTAGTTTTAATAGTCTTGAAGCTACCAAAGAGCAAATGACATGGTTTGCAGAATTAGAAAAAAATGAAACCGGGATATGGTGGGCGGTCTGCTCAAAAGATGGTAACACTTTCTATGGTGCAGGAGGACTTAATGCTATAGAAAAGGAAAATAAAAAAGCAGAAATTGGGTTCTGGCTTCTTCCAGAGTATTGGGGAAAAGGAATCATGAAAGAAGTAATGCCTCTCATTTGTAAATTTGGTTTTGAAAATCTAGGATTACATCGAATTGAAGGGTTTGTAGATGCAGAGAATACGAACTGCAAAAATGGATTGGCAAAATTCGATTTTAAATATGAAGGGACTATGGTCGACAGTGAAATCAAAGACGGAAAACATATTAGTGTAGCTATTTATGCTATGCTAAATAAGAGTTCATCTTCTAAATAA
- the mqo gene encoding malate dehydrogenase (quinone) produces the protein MPNINNFTLIGAGIMSATLGVLIKELIPDAQINIYERLDKVGAESSDAWNNAGTGHSAFCELNYTPERENGAIDISKALRISDNFEVSKQLWAYLLEKGCLQTESPFINDIDHMSFLWGDKNIAFLKKRYEALTQYNMFKNMKYAEDHREIAEWIPLIMTGRDPKQKVAATRMPIGTDVNFGAITRGMIKYLETCDGVNLYLGHEVEDLRMQDNGNWQVDVTDLQTSEEKTVTTQFVFVGAGGGSLLLLEKSDIPEERGYGGFPVSGQFLRCNNPNVIVKHEAKVYGKAETGSPPMSVPHLDTRMLDGERSLLFGPYAGFSTKFLKNGSYMDLPLSIEAHNIWPMLAAGVHNLSLTKYLIQQVYQSPEERFATLQKYYPEAKFEDWELITAGQRVQIIKKDKEDGGILKFGTEIVTNQKKTMAVLLGASPGASTSVSIMLNVLSECFSEEMKSKSWNTTLKQIIPSFGKSLIEDGKLCLQTRNRTTEILKLQSSRQTPI, from the coding sequence ATGCCCAATATAAATAACTTTACCCTTATCGGTGCCGGAATTATGAGCGCCACTTTAGGTGTACTTATAAAAGAATTAATTCCTGATGCCCAGATAAACATCTACGAACGATTAGACAAAGTAGGTGCCGAAAGCTCTGATGCATGGAATAATGCAGGTACCGGGCATTCTGCCTTTTGCGAATTGAATTATACTCCCGAACGAGAGAATGGTGCGATCGATATTTCTAAAGCACTAAGAATTAGTGATAATTTTGAGGTTTCAAAACAGTTATGGGCATATTTACTAGAAAAAGGCTGTCTACAAACAGAAAGTCCATTTATTAATGATATCGATCATATGAGCTTTTTGTGGGGTGATAAAAACATTGCTTTTCTAAAAAAGAGGTATGAAGCATTGACTCAATACAACATGTTTAAAAACATGAAATATGCAGAAGATCATAGAGAAATTGCCGAATGGATTCCTTTGATCATGACTGGTCGAGATCCTAAGCAAAAGGTGGCAGCTACCAGAATGCCTATTGGTACAGATGTAAACTTTGGTGCTATTACCCGTGGAATGATAAAATACCTGGAAACCTGTGATGGTGTAAATCTGTATCTGGGACATGAAGTAGAAGATCTTAGGATGCAGGACAATGGCAACTGGCAGGTTGATGTGACAGATTTGCAAACCTCAGAAGAAAAAACAGTGACTACTCAATTTGTTTTTGTTGGCGCTGGTGGTGGATCGCTATTGCTTCTAGAAAAATCAGATATCCCAGAAGAGCGCGGGTATGGTGGTTTTCCTGTAAGTGGTCAGTTCCTGCGTTGTAACAATCCCAACGTTATTGTTAAACATGAAGCCAAAGTCTATGGTAAAGCCGAAACCGGATCCCCACCAATGTCTGTACCTCATCTCGATACCAGAATGTTAGATGGAGAACGTTCTTTATTATTTGGGCCTTATGCAGGTTTCTCTACTAAGTTTCTAAAGAATGGCTCATATATGGATCTCCCTTTGTCTATAGAAGCACATAATATTTGGCCAATGTTAGCAGCAGGAGTTCATAATTTGTCATTAACAAAATATCTAATCCAACAAGTATATCAGTCTCCCGAAGAACGATTTGCCACATTGCAAAAATACTACCCCGAAGCTAAGTTTGAAGATTGGGAGTTAATCACTGCTGGACAGAGAGTTCAGATTATTAAAAAAGACAAAGAAGATGGTGGGATTCTTAAATTTGGAACCGAAATTGTTACCAATCAGAAAAAGACAATGGCTGTTTTACTAGGTGCCTCACCAGGAGCCTCTACTTCTGTCTCTATAATGTTAAATGTGCTGTCAGAATGTTTCTCAGAAGAAATGAAATCAAAATCATGGAATACTACTTTAAAACAAATTATTCCCAGTTTTGGCAAATCTTTAATTGAAGATGGTAAATTATGTCTTCAAACCAGAAACAGAACAACAGAGATATTAAAGCTACAATCATCTAGACAGACTCCTATCTAG
- a CDS encoding helix-turn-helix domain-containing protein produces MNFEILDFLILIGVTQGFIFAIIILFSKFFKNKANLYLGISLLLGVFINIQYWALHYNWYEEYQNFRILEDIELVLAFPVTLYFYYLKLLNPSLKLRNKEWLLFIPFIISVGLNLYIGGQFYFDLYPIHNKAWIPHFYTIEYYFSILFNLGLLVVEFRLLFKNSIKYQPDIGYDLKWIRLFYTFHVLLIFFWILTSVVDYYYNSDYSIIIWLLLNILFYWIGYQGIYKFTLAKNRFEIREINKKKTNEKQKEPVKFKEGEDNPYFKKFIQLLENEKVYRNQQLSRGDIATRLNISIGYLSQIINSVTQKNFSDYLNAYRVKEAKTMILDPEFDNYDMVAIGLEAGFNSKSAFYKYFKKETGHTPTTFKKIHKE; encoded by the coding sequence ATGAATTTTGAAATATTAGATTTTTTGATTTTAATAGGAGTAACTCAAGGGTTTATCTTTGCGATTATAATTTTATTTTCCAAGTTTTTTAAAAACAAGGCTAATTTATACCTGGGAATAAGTCTTTTACTCGGAGTTTTTATCAATATTCAATATTGGGCTTTACATTATAATTGGTATGAAGAGTATCAAAATTTTAGAATACTAGAAGATATTGAATTAGTATTGGCTTTTCCGGTAACCTTATATTTTTATTACTTAAAATTATTAAATCCTTCATTAAAGCTTAGAAATAAGGAGTGGTTATTGTTTATTCCCTTTATTATTTCTGTAGGGTTAAACCTATATATTGGCGGGCAGTTTTACTTTGATTTATACCCTATTCATAACAAAGCGTGGATACCCCATTTTTATACGATAGAATATTACTTTTCGATTTTATTTAATTTAGGTCTACTTGTAGTAGAATTTCGCTTGTTATTTAAAAACTCTATCAAATATCAACCCGATATCGGCTATGATCTAAAATGGATACGTTTATTTTATACTTTTCATGTTTTACTCATCTTCTTTTGGATTTTAACAAGTGTAGTAGATTATTACTATAACAGTGATTATTCTATCATTATATGGCTATTGCTTAATATCCTTTTTTATTGGATTGGTTATCAAGGCATATACAAGTTTACCTTGGCCAAAAACAGATTCGAAATAAGAGAGATTAACAAAAAGAAAACAAATGAAAAACAGAAAGAACCTGTAAAATTTAAAGAAGGAGAAGACAATCCATATTTTAAAAAATTTATACAACTTCTAGAAAATGAAAAGGTATATAGAAATCAACAATTGAGTAGAGGTGATATTGCAACTCGGTTAAATATAAGCATTGGTTACCTTTCTCAAATAATTAATAGTGTTACTCAAAAGAATTTTTCTGATTATTTAAACGCATACAGAGTGAAAGAAGCTAAAACCATGATTTTAGATCCTGAATTTGACAACTATGATATGGTAGCAATAGGACTTGAAGCTGGATTTAATTCTAAATCTGCTTTTTATAAATATTTTAAGAAAGAAACCGGCCATACCCCAACTACATTTAAAAAAATACACAAGGAATAG
- a CDS encoding lipocalin family protein, with protein MSKKLIVFVLITLNITFSCNTDDDVVGTINETFIIGKWQLSSSTKNGTTIDLDTCDLMETYVFSNSNKVSITLYTFNTNNVCEEDAKTAYDYTIIGANLTINNNSAFVISTPENATLILTSKSSSDTFVNTYTRK; from the coding sequence ATGAGCAAAAAACTAATTGTATTCGTTTTAATAACATTAAATATTACGTTTTCATGTAATACCGATGATGATGTGGTCGGTACAATTAATGAAACATTTATTATTGGTAAATGGCAATTATCCAGTTCTACCAAAAATGGAACTACTATTGATTTAGACACTTGTGATCTTATGGAAACTTATGTTTTTAGCAACTCTAATAAAGTAAGTATTACGCTTTACACGTTTAATACAAACAACGTATGTGAAGAAGATGCTAAAACAGCTTATGATTATACTATTATCGGTGCTAATCTTACTATTAATAACAATAGTGCTTTTGTAATCTCGACTCCAGAAAACGCCACTCTTATTCTCACATCCAAAAGTTCATCAGATACTTTTGTAAATACATATACCAGAAAATAA
- a CDS encoding TIR domain-containing protein, with translation MNILPKYGLLQFRNAARIYSKSITESLQLFREETKFLKTSLFFSYKHDELEELDSAINFLKGFGVLIYADYLLLDPDTTENPSKVTDKEVQQKTEGKIKDNKKFIFLATENAISSKRCKWELRYANTQKPKDHIAIFPIREDYTDYGGAEYLQKFPYIQKSESNPDGYDVKSPNGDIIELGAWLAS, from the coding sequence ATGAATATATTACCTAAATACGGGCTACTGCAGTTTAGAAATGCAGCGAGAATATATAGTAAGTCTATTACTGAAAGTCTGCAACTCTTTAGGGAAGAAACAAAATTCCTTAAAACTTCTCTGTTTTTTTCTTATAAACACGACGAGCTTGAAGAACTCGATAGTGCAATTAATTTTTTAAAAGGATTTGGTGTACTTATCTATGCAGATTATTTGTTGCTTGATCCAGATACTACAGAAAACCCCAGTAAGGTAACCGACAAAGAAGTCCAGCAAAAAACAGAAGGAAAAATAAAGGATAATAAAAAGTTTATTTTCCTGGCCACAGAAAATGCCATTAGTTCTAAACGTTGTAAGTGGGAATTACGATATGCCAATACACAAAAACCCAAAGATCATATCGCTATTTTTCCTATACGAGAAGATTATACAGATTATGGTGGTGCAGAGTACTTACAAAAATTTCCCTACATTCAAAAAAGTGAAAGTAACCCAGATGGGTATGATGTTAAATCTCCTAATGGAGATATTATAGAACTAGGTGCTTGGTTAGCATCTTAA